A genomic segment from Peribacillus sp. ACCC06369 encodes:
- the sirA gene encoding sporulation inhibitor of replication protein SirA, with amino-acid sequence MRTYEIFLIEDEFAHHYYGREKLFFNLFLEYIQARGRLKSILQKQIEYVTKTVPIIQLQVAIEQRLQKKMNFWSQNGKYYLEKTNGSSKAVLIIQDDSIMLKAEGDYEAETAFFECIRKYEASFLAIDFEHEKYGWLKPIKERKFV; translated from the coding sequence ATGAGAACCTATGAAATTTTTTTAATCGAAGATGAATTTGCCCATCATTATTATGGTAGAGAAAAGCTATTTTTCAATTTGTTTTTGGAGTATATTCAAGCTAGGGGCAGACTGAAGAGTATTTTGCAAAAACAAATCGAATATGTCACCAAAACAGTCCCGATTATCCAGTTGCAGGTAGCTATTGAACAACGTTTGCAAAAAAAGATGAATTTTTGGTCTCAAAATGGAAAATACTATTTAGAAAAAACAAACGGATCCAGTAAAGCCGTTTTAATCATCCAGGATGATTCCATTATGCTTAAAGCTGAAGGAGACTATGAAGCGGAAACGGCCTTCTTTGAGTGCATTCGAAAATATGAAGCGAGTTTTCTAGCCATAGATTTTGAACACGAAAAATACGGTTGGTTAAAACCGATAAAAGAAAGAAAATTTGTCTAA
- a CDS encoding YneF family protein produces MWVYILVGVLALIAGVVLGFFIARKYMMDYLKKNPPINEQMLKMMMMQMGMKPSQKKINQMMSAMNKQQTK; encoded by the coding sequence ATGTGGGTTTACATTCTAGTTGGCGTACTGGCATTGATTGCTGGAGTAGTGCTGGGATTTTTCATCGCTCGTAAATACATGATGGATTACTTAAAGAAAAATCCGCCAATTAACGAACAGATGTTAAAAATGATGATGATGCAAATGGGTATGAAGCCATCCCAAAAGAAAATTAATCAAATGATGAGCGCCATGAATAAACAACAAACAAAATAA